One part of the Olleya sp. YS genome encodes these proteins:
- the folE gene encoding GTP cyclohydrolase I FolE, whose protein sequence is MKIENNIEENDAIGENHISTNHDTPLRLDAFKLSDSDKIESIKKDVTNIMETLGLDLTDDSLKGTPKRVAKMFVNEIFGGLHPDKKPSASTFENKYQYGEMLVEKNITVYSTCEHHLLPIVGKAHVAYISNGTVVGLSKMNRIVDYFAKRPQVQERLTIQIVKELQDVLGTKDVACVIDAKHLCVNSRGIRDVESSTVTSEFGGQFKKKATRREFLDYIKLDTKF, encoded by the coding sequence ATGAAGATTGAAAATAATATAGAAGAAAACGATGCTATTGGCGAAAATCATATTAGCACCAATCACGATACTCCATTACGACTAGATGCTTTTAAGTTATCAGATTCTGACAAAATTGAAAGCATCAAAAAAGATGTCACAAACATCATGGAAACCTTGGGCTTAGATTTAACAGATGACAGCCTAAAAGGCACACCAAAACGTGTTGCTAAAATGTTTGTTAACGAAATATTTGGAGGCTTACATCCTGACAAAAAACCAAGTGCTTCAACCTTTGAAAACAAATATCAATATGGAGAAATGCTGGTAGAAAAAAACATTACTGTGTATTCTACATGCGAGCATCATTTGTTACCGATAGTAGGTAAAGCTCACGTGGCTTACATTTCAAACGGAACAGTAGTAGGTTTATCTAAAATGAATCGCATTGTAGATTATTTTGCAAAGCGACCACAGGTACAGGAACGTTTAACTATTCAAATTGTAAAAGAATTACAAGATGTGTTAGGCACAAAAGACGTTGCTTGCGTCATTGATGCTAAACACTTATGTGTTAATTCTAGAGGAATAAGAGACGTAGAAAGCAGTACAGTAACTTCAGAATTTGGTGGACAATTTAAAAAGAAAGCGACTAGACGCGAATTTTTAGATTACATCAAATTGGACACAAAATTTTAG
- the cysS gene encoding cysteine--tRNA ligase, which produces MELYKQQHIKIYNSLSGEKDDFTPINSGYIGMYVCGPTVYSNVHLGNVRTFMSFDVIFRYLKHLGYKVRYVRNITDAGHLENDADVGEDRIAKKARLEEIEPMEVVQRYTVDFHNILNTFNFLPPSIEPTATGHIIEQIELIKTIIDNGFAYEVNGSVYFDVHKYNITNNYGILSKRKLEDLIHNTRELDGQSDKKNPQDFALWKKAEPTHIMRWPSPWSDGFPGWHLECTAMSTKYLGEHFDIHGGGMDLKFPHHECEIAQNQAAKGNTPVNYWMHANMLIMNGKKMAKSTGNFILPSEIFSGNNPHITKAYTPSVARFFMLQAHYRSILDFTNDGLLASEKGYNRLMEAVSQLDDLKTADTSSLNIEAWQQKCYDAMNDDFNTPILIANLFEGVKYINQIKEGTETISEKDLDSFKKSINAFIFDILGLKNDKSISSSGTDKLTGAVELLIKLRQEARANKDFALSDKIRDELAEAGIQLNDGKEGTTFSTN; this is translated from the coding sequence ATGGAACTTTACAAACAACAACACATCAAAATATATAATTCGCTTAGTGGCGAAAAAGATGATTTTACACCAATTAATTCTGGTTATATAGGTATGTATGTTTGTGGGCCAACCGTTTACAGTAATGTCCATTTAGGAAACGTAAGGACATTTATGTCTTTTGATGTTATTTTTAGATACCTTAAACATTTAGGTTATAAAGTGCGATACGTTAGAAACATTACTGACGCAGGACACTTAGAAAATGATGCAGATGTTGGTGAAGATCGTATTGCTAAAAAAGCACGTCTTGAAGAAATCGAGCCAATGGAAGTCGTGCAACGCTATACAGTAGACTTTCATAATATATTAAACACCTTTAACTTTCTTCCTCCTAGTATAGAACCTACTGCTACAGGACATATTATTGAGCAGATAGAGCTTATTAAAACCATTATCGACAATGGTTTTGCTTACGAGGTTAATGGGTCTGTTTATTTTGATGTACACAAATACAATATAACTAATAATTACGGTATTTTAAGTAAACGTAAATTAGAAGATCTTATTCATAATACCAGAGAGCTTGATGGACAATCAGACAAGAAAAACCCTCAAGATTTTGCACTTTGGAAAAAAGCAGAACCAACACATATTATGCGTTGGCCATCACCATGGAGCGATGGTTTCCCTGGTTGGCATTTGGAATGTACAGCTATGAGCACCAAATATCTTGGTGAGCATTTTGACATTCATGGTGGCGGAATGGATTTAAAATTCCCACATCACGAGTGTGAGATTGCCCAAAACCAAGCAGCCAAAGGTAATACGCCAGTTAACTACTGGATGCATGCCAATATGCTAATTATGAATGGTAAAAAAATGGCAAAATCAACAGGTAATTTTATATTACCTTCAGAGATTTTTTCTGGTAATAATCCGCACATTACCAAAGCCTACACACCAAGTGTTGCAAGATTTTTTATGCTTCAAGCACATTACAGAAGTATTTTAGATTTTACAAATGATGGATTATTAGCAAGCGAAAAAGGCTATAACAGATTAATGGAAGCAGTGAGTCAGTTAGATGATTTAAAAACTGCTGACACCTCATCATTAAATATAGAAGCATGGCAACAAAAATGCTATGATGCGATGAATGATGACTTTAACACACCTATTTTAATCGCCAATTTATTTGAAGGTGTTAAATACATCAATCAAATTAAAGAAGGCACAGAAACTATCTCTGAAAAGGATTTAGACAGTTTTAAAAAATCCATCAATGCTTTTATTTTTGATATTTTAGGTCTAAAAAACGATAAATCGATAAGCTCATCTGGAACAGATAAACTTACTGGAGCAGTAGAGTTATTAATTAAACTACGTCAAGAAGCCAGAGCTAATAAAGACTTTGCCTTGTCGGATAAAATTAGAGACGAGCTTGCAGAAGCAGGTATTCAACTTAACGATGGTAAGGAAGGGACGACCTTTTCTACTAATTAA